One Salvia splendens isolate huo1 chromosome 1, SspV2, whole genome shotgun sequence genomic window, TAGTATGAAGTGTGTGCATTGTGAACTGTGAAGGattgatatttttcttttttgtaatATAAGTGTTGTAATTAAcaaatactcctactattttcttattcatttaatttagtTTATCCACGCGATCAAATTAATagaacaaaaatattttatctcGCGCATGGGGCAGGTATTAATACTAATTATTTGTAAATCTATTCTTATATAAAAGGAGAGTTTTCTAAAATCTATACTTATATAAAAGAGTTTTGATATTCATTTCGTCCATGAAAagtagtatatataaatttttggGTTAGTATATTTTGTAAAGAATACAATAGGTCGTGTAACGCACGAGGTTGATACTAGTAAATATTAAATTTCGAAGTTAAAACCTTGTAAAATAACTCAGATATAAGTACGATTTCGTGATTTTATGATAATTCGCTTTTTTGTTGAAGATCAAGTAGCTGCATTGGCCTAATATCAATTTGCATCTTCGTCTCTAAATAAAAGGTTTCAAACTAAatagatataaaataaaataaataacactaaatgtaaattacataaaatattgCGCACGGATGGTGCCTCCATTAACATAAAATATAACATTTctcatttttaataatttcatatcaaaagatATAAATTGAATTGTACCACTACATAATTTAAATTCAGTTACAAAATAATTACAAAAGGGAAAACGTTGTTACTGAATTTGCGAAATTAGCCGATATAACGTTGAAAGCGTTACCACAAAACGCGACAAGAGTCTGTTATCAGTTTCCACCTCCATTTTCATGTTCACTTCCACTCCAACCGCAGTGCTAATTCCGGCGACgctttttagagagagaaactgcACAAATGAATCGACTCCGCCGCGATCTCTCTCTACTCTTCATTTTCGGATTTTTCACGCTTTTCTCCAATGTCTGCTCCGATCTCGTGATTTCCAAATTGGATCGCCAGGTAATAATCGTTGCTCTTCTTTTCAATTTACAGATTAGctgtgttttttttcttttttcatatttCTGTTTTGGATTCTCATTGTGGAAATTCAGTGATTTTGATAGATTTTTTTGTGTGTGGGATGGTTAGGTTTAAGAAGCTGGATGGAAAGATGtgttaattgtgtaaattaatGAGCTAGGATTAATAATGCTTTCGTGTCTAGGGTTTTAGCTATTGCTATTTTTCCCTTTTGAGATTTGGCGTTCTTAATGAGAATTGAAGGAGGATATCAAATGGAGAATGCAGTGATGTTGCTAGGATATAAATATGAAATGATGACTTGCAATGTGAGCTGAATGTAGAAAGAATCATGTTGAATTTGTCTGCGAAATGAAGTTTAGGTATGcttgcttttttttattttgtggagCTCACTGTGATCTTTGTTAGCTTGAACATCTAAAACTTATTGATGTCGGCTTGCTAATTTTCGATGATTTTGGTGCAGATCGATTTATCATCACAGATAGTTCGATTCACTACATCGCTCAAGGTACTTTTTACGCTGGTGTTGCTAGTGGTTCTGTGTTAGAGTTGATTGCTTTGCAATGTTGTGGTCCTTACTGTTGGTATTATCCTGGTCCAGCTAGAAAATAATGGCGTGGAAGCAGTATCAAAGGTTTTGTTGCCCTACCCTGAAAATCAAGCAAAGAACTTGGCTTTCCTGTTGGTGACAATTACTGAAGGGAAAGGAAAAACGAAAACTTCTTCTGACAGGTTGCCTGTTGATGTTATACACCCTGAAGGAATGCCGTCATTGACTTGGTATGCTGTCTCTCTGCCTAAGGAACTGAGTAAAGGAGGAAGCTTGACTTTGGAGGTTAAAGCAGTATTCACTCATCTACTGACGCCGTTCCCCGAGAAGATAACTCAGGCTGATGCTCAGCTAGTTGCCTTCCAAGATAGTGCACATTATCTCTCTCCTTATGCAGTGAAGGTCCAGTCACTCACTGTAAAATTACCTGAGCCAAAAGTTGAGTCGTATACAAAATTGGAGAATACCAAGTTTTCTGGTTCAGAAATAAAATACGGTCCTTATGAGAATATCCCTCCTTTCTCACTTCCAACAATTATAGTTCACTTTGCAAACAATAAACCATTCTCTGTTGCTCAAGAGTTGGTGCGTGAGATAGAGGTTTCCCATTGGGGAAATGTGCAAGTCACAGAAAACTATAACCTCATTCATGCTGGTGCTGAGCTTAAGGGAGAGTTCTCAAGGTACAGTAATACCCTCTATCAGGAGAATCTCTTTTCATGATTGACCCAACATGTTTAAGATAGCCTTCATTTTGGGATATTGAGAGTATTTATCTTTCCTGTCGGTGATTTCAGACTGGACTATGAGGAACGACCCCATGTTAGAGGGGCATCAGCACTAAGAAGTCTTGTCGCTAGACTACCAGCAAGAGCCCATTCTATTTACTACAGGGATGAGATTGGGAACATTTCTACTTCCAATGTATATAGTGATTCAGTAAAGGTGGGTCTTGATCCCCTCTGAAATGCTCTGATTTGATTTCCTTGATGTATAACCATTCTAGTGATGTGCAGACGCTTCTTGAAATCGAGCCACGGTACCCAATGTTTGGTGGTTGGAGAACAGCTTTCACAATTGGATATGGGTTGCCACTTCAAGATTTCTTGTTTAAGTCAGAGGGAAAACGTTTCCTAGATATCACGTTTGGTTGCCCAATGAATGATATGGTCATTGAAAATATCTACGTGAAGGTACTCTTTGATTCTTAGAATGGAACATAACTATTCTGGATTTTAATTGAACTAAGAAGTATGAATATGAAGTTAATGGTACGGTGCTGGCATAACACATAGCACCCATTTGGCCATTTCCCTTACTCGAACAAACTTCTATTAGTACTGTTAATATAAATTGCTAAAGATTTGCTTGCTTCTACATTTCTAGTGTATTAACACCCATGTGCTtgatttctttctttatttcctTCTTTTGGTTATGATTAGTTGTTGAAATTGCTATTCTGCAATTTCAGGTCGTTTTGCCAGAGGGGTCGAAGGATATTTCTGTCGTGGCTCCATTTCCTAGCAAAGAGACTCGAGAGGTGCCACTAAATTTCATTTGAATCCATACTTCTTTCCAAGCAATTAACTGTACATCTGTTCTTTTACATTGTTTCTTGATCTGATGCAGGCAAAACTTTCACACCTCGACATTGCTGGAAGACCAGTCGTTGTATTGGAAAAAAAGAATGTTGTCCCGGAACATAATCAAAATTTCCAGGTAATTTGCTGAAATATTTTACCATATGAGAAAAATATACCAGTAATTGTGAAACTAAATTTCTCTTCAAATGGCATAAAAGACCAACTTCCATTGGAGAAGTCAGTAATAATCATCATAATCTACACATGTTCTTTCAAGGGGTCCGTTCAAGTGTGTTTGTTAGATGTAATATTTCGCGTCTCATTAGACATATAGGAAACTACTTGTTTGTGAAGAATACTATCTCGATGTGGACAATAACTACCATATCGCACTTAGTTTGCTCTCTTTTGCTAATTCAGTGTCTACCAAATGAGAATAATTCTCTCCCTCAGTTTCTCATTATCTAGatctttttttttggggggggggaaaGGTTTACTACAGATTCAGCAGTTTATCTCTCCTCCGAGAGCCATTGATGCTGGTTTTTGGATTTCTCCTCTTTTTTGTCGCATGCATAGCATATGTGCATGCAGACCTCACAATCTCCAAGTCTTCATCTTCTTATATAGCAAAACTTCAATGGGACGAGGTATGTTGATATTCTCCTCCTCTATCTTCGGGTGGTAAATAAATCGATATTGCCAATTCTCATACTCAGATTATTGATTGATTAAATTTTACAGGTCCAAACTGCAATCCAGCAGTTCCAGAACATCATGAACCGTGTATTGGTCATTCACAACAAGCTAGATGCCTCTCTGCGTGACCTTTCAAGGACAGGCGACGTTCAGGCTTGCAAAGCAGCACGCAAAACTGCAGACGCTTTTCTAAAGGAACTAACGAAGGAATTGAAACCCTTGTTGTCGTTCTTGCAATCTTCTCCGCAGGCGCTTCATATAGTGGCCAAGGTAACATTCTGCCATTctgttatttaaaattttagagcTAATATATATACCTGCTCATTGCATATTCATGTGGTCCATCTCTTAACTCTCCGGAATTATAAGCAAATGAACGTGCAACAGATCCCGATTGGCTTGACTTTCTCTGATATGTACATACACAGGTGGAAGAATTGGTGGTGAAGGAGAAGGAGCTGCAAGAGAAGGTGATGCTGAAACACTCCATGGTCGTGGATTCTTATGAGAAGAAGTCCGGTGGTAAGGACATCGACAACCGCATCGCTGCGGTTCAGCAGAAAATCACACTCTTGAGACAGGAAGTTGATGATCTTCTTGAAGTAATCGACGAGATATAATGTAGGATGGAAATGAGATGAGATTTTAACAAAATAGGTGGTAGACATTTCATTCTCAATTTTTGCTTCAATTTTGTTGCGACTTAGAAACTATCTGCATTTATTTGAAGTTAAACTTACATAGGAGTATAACACAGGAATTTGTGCGGGATTGcaaatctatactaatctaaagtgacaGTTCGGTGGAAAGTCAAATTTaccctttttggcgggaaaaaATTAAAGTATGTGAAAGGGCACTTTTGGTAAATCCAATTGGCTAAATGTTGTTTAAATATTACAAATAGTACGCTACTTCCAAGACTACATAGAGCTACGTGCATTTTTACAAATCTGTCAAAATAGAAGTTCATAGAAAGACACAGCTATACAAGGAAGAAAACATGGggcaagaaaaaagaaagaaaacatacAAACTCATAAATAAAATCACAATATTTGAATTATAATCAAATCaaccaagaaaaaaaagagaggaaggaGAATAAGAGAAATGCCACCGCCGGCGGCGCCGCAGGTTAGGCGGCAGTGCAGA contains:
- the LOC121755198 gene encoding dolichyl-diphosphooligosaccharide--protein glycosyltransferase subunit 1A-like isoform X1 — protein: MFTSTPTAVLIPATLFRERNCTNESTPPRSLSTLHFRIFHAFLQCLLRSRDFQIGSPDRFIITDSSIHYIAQENNGVEAVSKVLLPYPENQAKNLAFLLVTITEGKGKTKTSSDRLPVDVIHPEGMPSLTWYAVSLPKELSKGGSLTLEVKAVFTHLLTPFPEKITQADAQLVAFQDSAHYLSPYAVKVQSLTVKLPEPKVESYTKLENTKFSGSEIKYGPYENIPPFSLPTIIVHFANNKPFSVAQELVREIEVSHWGNVQVTENYNLIHAGAELKGEFSRLDYEERPHVRGASALRSLVARLPARAHSIYYRDEIGNISTSNVYSDSVKTLLEIEPRYPMFGGWRTAFTIGYGLPLQDFLFKSEGKRFLDITFGCPMNDMVIENIYVKVVLPEGSKDISVVAPFPSKETREAKLSHLDIAGRPVVVLEKKNVVPEHNQNFQVYYRFSSLSLLREPLMLVFGFLLFFVACIAYVHADLTISKSSSSYIAKLQWDEVQTAIQQFQNIMNRVLVIHNKLDASLRDLSRTGDVQACKAARKTADAFLKELTKELKPLLSFLQSSPQALHIVAKVEELVVKEKELQEKVMLKHSMVVDSYEKKSGGKDIDNRIAAVQQKITLLRQEVDDLLEVIDEI
- the LOC121755198 gene encoding dolichyl-diphosphooligosaccharide--protein glycosyltransferase subunit 1A-like isoform X3; its protein translation is MNRLRRDLSLLFIFGFFTLFSNVCSDLVISKLDRQIDLSSQIVRFTTSLKKIMAWKQYQRLPVDVIHPEGMPSLTWYAVSLPKELSKGGSLTLEVKAVFTHLLTPFPEKITQADAQLVAFQDSAHYLSPYAVKVQSLTVKLPEPKVESYTKLENTKFSGSEIKYGPYENIPPFSLPTIIVHFANNKPFSVAQELVREIEVSHWGNVQVTENYNLIHAGAELKGEFSRLDYEERPHVRGASALRSLVARLPARAHSIYYRDEIGNISTSNVYSDSVKTLLEIEPRYPMFGGWRTAFTIGYGLPLQDFLFKSEGKRFLDITFGCPMNDMVIENIYVKVVLPEGSKDISVVAPFPSKETREAKLSHLDIAGRPVVVLEKKNVVPEHNQNFQVYYRFSSLSLLREPLMLVFGFLLFFVACIAYVHADLTISKSSSSYIAKLQWDEVQTAIQQFQNIMNRVLVIHNKLDASLRDLSRTGDVQACKAARKTADAFLKELTKELKPLLSFLQSSPQALHIVAKVEELVVKEKELQEKVMLKHSMVVDSYEKKSGGKDIDNRIAAVQQKITLLRQEVDDLLEVIDEI
- the LOC121755198 gene encoding dolichyl-diphosphooligosaccharide--protein glycosyltransferase subunit 1A-like isoform X2, which gives rise to MNRLRRDLSLLFIFGFFTLFSNVCSDLVISKLDRQIDLSSQIVRFTTSLKLENNGVEAVSKVLLPYPENQAKNLAFLLVTITEGKGKTKTSSDRLPVDVIHPEGMPSLTWYAVSLPKELSKGGSLTLEVKAVFTHLLTPFPEKITQADAQLVAFQDSAHYLSPYAVKVQSLTVKLPEPKVESYTKLENTKFSGSEIKYGPYENIPPFSLPTIIVHFANNKPFSVAQELVREIEVSHWGNVQVTENYNLIHAGAELKGEFSRLDYEERPHVRGASALRSLVARLPARAHSIYYRDEIGNISTSNVYSDSVKTLLEIEPRYPMFGGWRTAFTIGYGLPLQDFLFKSEGKRFLDITFGCPMNDMVIENIYVKVVLPEGSKDISVVAPFPSKETREAKLSHLDIAGRPVVVLEKKNVVPEHNQNFQVYYRFSSLSLLREPLMLVFGFLLFFVACIAYVHADLTISKSSSSYIAKLQWDEVQTAIQQFQNIMNRVLVIHNKLDASLRDLSRTGDVQACKAARKTADAFLKELTKELKPLLSFLQSSPQALHIVAKVEELVVKEKELQEKVMLKHSMVVDSYEKKSGGKDIDNRIAAVQQKITLLRQEVDDLLEVIDEI
- the LOC121755198 gene encoding dolichyl-diphosphooligosaccharide--protein glycosyltransferase subunit 1A-like isoform X4, with amino-acid sequence MAWKQYQRLPVDVIHPEGMPSLTWYAVSLPKELSKGGSLTLEVKAVFTHLLTPFPEKITQADAQLVAFQDSAHYLSPYAVKVQSLTVKLPEPKVESYTKLENTKFSGSEIKYGPYENIPPFSLPTIIVHFANNKPFSVAQELVREIEVSHWGNVQVTENYNLIHAGAELKGEFSRLDYEERPHVRGASALRSLVARLPARAHSIYYRDEIGNISTSNVYSDSVKTLLEIEPRYPMFGGWRTAFTIGYGLPLQDFLFKSEGKRFLDITFGCPMNDMVIENIYVKVVLPEGSKDISVVAPFPSKETREAKLSHLDIAGRPVVVLEKKNVVPEHNQNFQVYYRFSSLSLLREPLMLVFGFLLFFVACIAYVHADLTISKSSSSYIAKLQWDEVQTAIQQFQNIMNRVLVIHNKLDASLRDLSRTGDVQACKAARKTADAFLKELTKELKPLLSFLQSSPQALHIVAKVEELVVKEKELQEKVMLKHSMVVDSYEKKSGGKDIDNRIAAVQQKITLLRQEVDDLLEVIDEI